The proteins below come from a single Ignavibacteria bacterium genomic window:
- the infB gene encoding translation initiation factor IF-2 encodes MTEDVKSKKLRIYKFAAEYNLSADMLVEFLQKRGYEVKSHMSPLTDEMMADIANHYKKDIEKAEKHYRKISEFNKKRAEKSEEAPPKEELQAEAAPPEDMSLIEELPEETAVEAPAEEEEAPAPVSEEPVPVQESPMEEAAPAPPQAEIPEVKETEVPQKEPQAEAKPEIEAPAPKAEPTAAPKAETAPQAEAPAEKAPVIEKIPAAEKPQAETPVQEKPQTEKAPVEKAAEQPQEVKVPQDVKVFKTQAERDLARNKGLTIVGKIDLDREKRERQARQKAAQERAAQERAKTGKKEEERPERRERPDRRERPAGAQPPVKGPQAGGTAPSAKDAYKQESQEQAAKKKKKKPKAKKKGKEGQPEDASAANNPNNKKKKFKRVEVDKKDVDAAIKRTLLSFDDSSVAGRASVRKKKKKEKLEEQERLQEERELSESTKIKVTEFIAVNELANLMQVSVSDVIAKCIGLGIMVSINQRLDVETITLVADEFGFEVEFEEEYTSEELEDIQDVPEALKGRPPVVTIMGHVDHGKTSLLDRIRSSNVVAGESGGITQHIGAYQVEVASGKLITFLDTPGHEAFTAMRARGAKVTDIVVLIVAADDAVMPQTVEAINHAQAAGVPIIIAINKIDKPGANPDKIRQQLADRNILVEDWGGRYQCVEISAKANLNIEELLEKILLEAEVLELKANPDRQARGTVIESQLDKGRGITGTILVQKGTLRVGDPFVAGVYYGRVRAMFDERNRKIDVAPPSAPVLVLGFEGAPQAGDTFVVVNSERDAREISLKRQQLKREQDQRQIHHITLDEIARQISIGGVKELPLIVKGDVDGSVEALSDSLMKLSNEEVLVRVIHKGVGGISEGDVLLAAASGAIIIGFHVRPNLNARKLAENEKVDIRLYNVIYDAINEVKSALEGLLSPVISEEVVATIEVRDTFKVPKVGTVAGCYVQEGKVMRTNKIRIIRQGIVVHDGELASLRRFKDDVKEVDAGYECGLNINNFNDLKVGDIIEAYKIVETKKKLA; translated from the coding sequence ATGACCGAAGACGTAAAATCTAAAAAACTAAGAATTTATAAATTTGCAGCGGAGTATAATCTATCTGCTGATATGCTCGTTGAATTTCTGCAGAAGAGGGGCTATGAGGTAAAAAGCCACATGTCGCCTCTTACTGACGAAATGATGGCCGATATTGCAAATCATTACAAGAAAGATATCGAGAAGGCCGAGAAGCATTACAGGAAAATCTCCGAATTCAACAAGAAAAGGGCTGAAAAGTCTGAAGAAGCTCCTCCAAAAGAAGAACTTCAGGCTGAAGCTGCTCCTCCGGAGGATATGTCTCTGATTGAAGAGCTGCCCGAGGAGACCGCTGTTGAAGCTCCTGCTGAAGAAGAAGAGGCACCTGCTCCGGTTAGTGAAGAACCTGTCCCGGTTCAAGAATCTCCCATGGAAGAAGCAGCACCTGCTCCACCTCAGGCGGAAATTCCTGAAGTAAAGGAAACGGAAGTCCCCCAAAAAGAGCCGCAGGCTGAAGCAAAACCCGAAATTGAAGCTCCGGCTCCAAAAGCTGAGCCAACGGCTGCTCCAAAGGCTGAAACAGCTCCTCAAGCTGAAGCTCCTGCTGAAAAAGCACCCGTTATTGAAAAAATTCCTGCTGCCGAGAAGCCTCAGGCTGAAACTCCGGTCCAGGAAAAGCCCCAGACTGAGAAGGCCCCTGTTGAAAAGGCAGCCGAGCAGCCGCAGGAGGTAAAAGTACCCCAGGATGTAAAAGTATTTAAGACCCAGGCCGAGCGTGACCTTGCCAGGAACAAGGGACTTACAATTGTAGGAAAGATCGATCTTGACCGCGAAAAGAGGGAACGTCAGGCAAGGCAGAAAGCAGCCCAGGAAAGGGCGGCTCAGGAAAGAGCAAAAACAGGCAAAAAAGAGGAAGAAAGGCCCGAAAGAAGGGAAAGACCTGATAGAAGGGAAAGACCTGCAGGAGCTCAGCCGCCAGTAAAAGGCCCGCAGGCCGGAGGCACGGCTCCCTCAGCAAAAGATGCCTACAAGCAGGAATCGCAGGAACAGGCTGCCAAGAAGAAAAAGAAAAAACCAAAGGCCAAGAAAAAAGGCAAAGAGGGTCAGCCCGAGGATGCTTCTGCTGCAAATAATCCTAATAATAAGAAGAAGAAATTCAAACGCGTTGAAGTAGATAAAAAAGACGTTGATGCTGCAATAAAAAGAACGCTTTTAAGCTTCGACGACTCTTCGGTTGCAGGACGTGCAAGCGTCAGAAAGAAAAAGAAGAAAGAAAAGCTCGAAGAGCAGGAAAGGCTCCAGGAAGAGCGCGAGCTTTCAGAATCTACAAAAATTAAAGTAACAGAATTTATTGCAGTTAACGAACTGGCAAACCTCATGCAGGTTTCAGTCAGCGACGTAATTGCAAAGTGTATAGGCTTGGGCATAATGGTTTCCATTAACCAGCGTCTGGATGTTGAAACTATCACGCTGGTTGCAGATGAATTCGGCTTTGAGGTGGAATTTGAGGAAGAGTACACTTCCGAGGAGCTGGAAGATATTCAGGATGTTCCTGAAGCGCTGAAAGGCCGTCCCCCGGTTGTTACAATCATGGGTCATGTCGATCATGGTAAAACATCTCTTCTCGACCGCATCCGTTCATCGAACGTGGTTGCAGGCGAGTCCGGCGGTATTACTCAGCACATAGGTGCCTACCAGGTTGAAGTTGCCAGCGGCAAGCTCATCACATTCCTGGATACCCCGGGTCATGAGGCCTTCACAGCCATGAGAGCCCGCGGCGCCAAGGTAACTGACATAGTTGTCCTTATTGTTGCAGCTGACGATGCCGTGATGCCGCAGACAGTTGAAGCTATTAACCATGCCCAGGCTGCCGGTGTGCCGATTATTATTGCAATTAACAAGATTGATAAGCCGGGAGCTAACCCGGATAAAATACGCCAGCAGCTGGCCGACAGGAACATACTTGTTGAGGACTGGGGCGGACGCTATCAGTGCGTGGAAATTTCAGCCAAGGCCAACCTCAATATTGAGGAGCTTTTGGAGAAGATCCTCCTGGAGGCCGAGGTCCTGGAGCTTAAGGCAAACCCCGACCGTCAGGCCCGCGGTACAGTAATTGAGTCTCAGCTGGATAAAGGCCGTGGAATTACGGGTACTATCCTTGTCCAGAAGGGTACCCTAAGAGTCGGCGACCCGTTTGTAGCAGGTGTTTACTACGGGCGTGTGCGTGCAATGTTTGACGAAAGAAACAGGAAAATTGATGTTGCGCCTCCTTCGGCTCCGGTTCTTGTACTTGGATTTGAAGGTGCCCCTCAGGCAGGCGATACTTTTGTGGTTGTTAACTCTGAGCGTGATGCAAGAGAGATCAGCCTGAAACGCCAGCAGTTAAAGCGTGAGCAGGATCAGCGCCAGATTCATCATATTACACTCGATGAAATTGCACGCCAGATCTCAATTGGCGGCGTAAAGGAACTTCCTCTTATCGTAAAAGGCGACGTGGACGGATCTGTTGAAGCACTTTCAGATTCACTCATGAAGCTCTCAAACGAAGAGGTTTTAGTACGCGTAATACATAAGGGTGTTGGCGGAATCTCCGAAGGTGACGTTCTTCTGGCAGCAGCCTCAGGCGCCATTATTATCGGTTTCCATGTAAGGCCTAACCTGAATGCCCGTAAGCTGGCTGAAAATGAGAAAGTTGACATCCGTCTTTATAATGTTATCTATGACGCAATAAACGAGGTTAAATCTGCTTTGGAAGGCCTCCTCTCCCCGGTAATTTCCGAGGAGGTGGTTGCCACAATCGAAGTAAGAGATACCTTCAAGGTGCCGAAAGTCGGTACGGTTGCAGGCTGCTACGTGCAGGAAGGCAAGGTAATGCGTACGAACAAGATCCGCATTATCCGCCAGGGTATCGTTGTCCACGACGGCGAGCTTGCAAGCTTAAGACGCTTTAAGGATGACGTCAAGGAAGTTGATGCCGGCTATGAATGCGGTCTGAACATCAACAACTTTAACGACCTTAAGGTGGGCGATATAATAGAAGCTTATAAAATTGTTGAAACAAAGAAGAAATTAGCTTAG
- a CDS encoding peptidase C1 has product MKKKVICVLALALLSPALLHAQKKQADKAVFSNSKNPYWELVEKDIQDFNKKDTPEEKYFRMDFTGLDLPKSPGEFTKSWHNTPINQGLTGTCWCFSTTSFFESEIYRQTKRQIKLSEIYTVYWEYVEKARRFVEERGNSNFGEGSESNAVRRVWKKYGIVPEESYTGMLPGQKRHDHSKLYAEMNNYLQTVKANNNWNEEEVVSTIKSILDHYLGKPPVKVMTEAGELTPQEYFEKVVRLNMDDYVDIISLKESPYFSQMEYKVPDNWWHDKEYYNVPLDEFMSTIKNAVSKGYTVGIGGDVSEPGCSSQNEIAMVPSYDIPSEYIDENARQMRFSNQTTTDDHGIHIVGYTEKNGKEWFLIKDSGAGSYSSPNPGYVFFHEDYVKLKMIDFMVHKDMAKDLLKKFAQK; this is encoded by the coding sequence ATGAAAAAGAAAGTTATCTGCGTTTTAGCTTTGGCATTACTATCCCCTGCACTCCTGCATGCACAGAAAAAGCAGGCCGACAAAGCGGTTTTCTCAAACAGCAAAAACCCGTACTGGGAACTGGTGGAAAAGGATATACAGGACTTCAATAAGAAAGATACACCTGAAGAGAAATATTTCAGGATGGATTTTACCGGGCTGGACCTGCCGAAGTCACCCGGTGAATTTACAAAGTCGTGGCACAATACTCCTATAAATCAGGGGCTTACAGGCACCTGCTGGTGCTTTTCAACAACGTCATTTTTTGAATCCGAGATCTACCGCCAGACAAAGCGCCAGATAAAGCTCTCAGAGATATATACCGTTTACTGGGAATACGTTGAAAAAGCCCGCCGCTTTGTTGAGGAAAGAGGCAATTCAAACTTCGGCGAGGGCTCCGAGAGCAACGCCGTAAGAAGAGTATGGAAGAAATACGGCATCGTTCCTGAAGAATCATATACAGGAATGCTCCCGGGCCAGAAACGCCACGACCACAGCAAGCTCTACGCCGAGATGAATAATTATCTTCAGACAGTAAAGGCCAATAACAACTGGAATGAAGAAGAAGTTGTCTCTACAATTAAATCCATACTGGACCATTATCTTGGCAAGCCCCCGGTTAAGGTTATGACTGAGGCAGGCGAACTTACTCCGCAGGAATATTTTGAGAAGGTTGTAAGGCTTAATATGGATGATTACGTTGACATCATCTCACTTAAGGAATCGCCATACTTTAGCCAGATGGAATACAAGGTGCCCGATAACTGGTGGCACGACAAGGAATACTACAACGTTCCTCTTGATGAATTCATGAGCACAATAAAGAACGCTGTTTCTAAGGGCTACACAGTTGGAATAGGCGGCGACGTATCGGAACCCGGCTGCAGCTCACAGAATGAAATTGCAATGGTGCCAAGCTACGACATTCCTTCTGAATATATAGATGAAAACGCACGCCAGATGAGGTTCAGCAACCAGACAACTACAGATGACCACGGAATTCATATTGTTGGCTACACTGAGAAAAACGGCAAGGAATGGTTCCTCATTAAGGATTCAGGAGCAGGCTCATACAGCTCACCAAACCCGGGATATGTTTTCTTCCATGAAGATTACGTGAAACTGAAGATGATTGATTTTATGGTTCATAAGGATATGGCAAAAGACCTCCTGAAGAAGTTTGCGCAGAAGTAA
- the rpsO gene encoding 30S ribosomal protein S15 produces the protein MAITNAEKLELIKKYGKNEKDSGTAEVQIAILTKRINDLTGHFSEHKKDHHSRRGLMMLVGKRRRLLDYLAAKDINRYRTIIKELNIRK, from the coding sequence ATGGCAATTACAAACGCAGAAAAACTTGAACTTATCAAGAAATATGGTAAAAATGAAAAAGACAGCGGTACAGCCGAAGTCCAGATTGCGATCCTGACAAAAAGGATCAATGATTTGACAGGCCACTTCAGTGAGCACAAAAAAGATCATCACTCAAGACGCGGCCTGATGATGCTCGTCGGCAAAAGACGCAGATTACTGGACTATCTTGCCGCTAAAGACATCAATAGGTACAGAACTATAATCAAAGAATTAAATATCAGAAAGTAA
- the truB gene encoding tRNA pseudouridine(55) synthase TruB, which produces MTKTAVITRQTINLKCADFDKGEVILIDKPLYKSSFNMIYKIRKATGVKKAGHAGTLDPRATGLLIICTGKKTKEISLFQDCCKTYTGVITLGKTTLSMDSETDFVEEKGTEGISEEDILLARDSFLGEIFQTPPMYSAVKFKGKSLYKYARKGVELKREPRQVTISGFNITKIDMPEVHFEITCSKGTYIRVIAHDFGQKLGCGGYLSALRRTKIGEFDVQDAFTIDEFVSLWHNREALEEGAEGKDLQA; this is translated from the coding sequence ATGACAAAAACGGCAGTAATAACCAGGCAGACGATTAATCTTAAGTGCGCGGATTTTGATAAAGGCGAAGTAATTCTTATTGATAAGCCGCTCTATAAGTCCTCTTTTAACATGATCTATAAGATCCGCAAGGCTACGGGCGTTAAAAAAGCCGGGCATGCAGGAACACTGGATCCGAGGGCTACGGGGCTCTTGATTATCTGTACGGGTAAAAAAACCAAGGAGATCAGCCTTTTCCAGGACTGCTGTAAAACCTATACCGGAGTAATAACTTTAGGTAAGACTACTCTTTCCATGGATTCCGAGACCGATTTTGTCGAGGAAAAAGGGACCGAAGGGATCTCAGAAGAGGATATACTTCTTGCGAGAGATTCTTTCCTGGGCGAAATCTTTCAGACTCCTCCTATGTATTCAGCCGTAAAATTTAAGGGCAAATCGCTCTACAAGTATGCCCGCAAGGGCGTTGAGCTCAAAAGGGAGCCGAGGCAGGTGACAATTTCGGGCTTTAATATCACAAAAATAGACATGCCCGAAGTGCACTTTGAAATTACGTGTTCAAAAGGAACTTATATTAGGGTTATTGCCCACGATTTTGGACAGAAACTGGGCTGCGGAGGCTACTTAAGCGCGCTCAGGAGGACAAAAATCGGGGAATTTGACGTTCAGGATGCTTTTACAATAGATGAATTTGTCTCCCTCTGGCACAACAGGGAGGCTCTGGAAGAGGGCGCAGAGGGTAAGGACCTTCAGGCTTAA
- a CDS encoding ribosome maturation factor RimP — protein MNYLQQNIIQIAEQTAEKLGLLLIDVSLKGDNRNRIVEVFVDSRNGVSVDDCAEMSREMASILDSADLITSKYRLDVSSPGVDRPLKFLEQFYKHLERKFEVSYNMPVKKDGTGKEETESGSSEAPQALEVRKITGKLVKIDGDTLTFKVNNEEVPVNFNTIKTAKVLISF, from the coding sequence ATGAACTATCTACAGCAAAATATTATTCAAATAGCAGAACAGACGGCTGAAAAGCTCGGGCTTCTGCTTATTGATGTGTCACTTAAAGGAGATAACCGCAATCGCATCGTTGAGGTATTTGTTGACAGCCGCAACGGTGTGTCTGTTGACGATTGTGCCGAAATGAGCCGCGAAATGGCATCTATCCTGGATTCTGCAGACCTGATTACTTCAAAGTACCGTTTGGATGTTTCTTCGCCCGGGGTGGACAGGCCGCTAAAGTTTCTTGAGCAGTTCTATAAGCATCTGGAAAGAAAGTTTGAGGTCTCATACAACATGCCGGTTAAAAAGGACGGCACCGGAAAAGAAGAAACAGAATCCGGCTCCTCTGAGGCCCCGCAGGCTTTGGAAGTAAGAAAAATAACCGGAAAACTGGTAAAGATAGATGGTGACACGTTGACATTCAAAGTAAATAACGAGGAAGTTCCTGTAAATTTTAATACAATTAAAACAGCTAAAGTTTTAATCAGCTTTTGA
- the nusA gene encoding transcription termination factor NusA — translation MNTEIVESFSQMVREKSIDKDVLAGIIEEIFGIMVKKKYGNDANFSVVVNMDKGDIEIFLERLIVDEVHDPGLEISIDEVEAKGNDDELEVGEPYPERLELHTFGRRLINLARQSLNQKIRELEKDIVFNEYNDMVGEIVVGDIYQVRKNDILVNHNKNELLLPRLEQLPREKYRKGETIRAIVKEVRKTPNGPQVIISRADNVFLRRLFEIEIPEIYDGVIDIKGIAREPGERAKVAVESQDTRIDAVGACVGMKGVRIHAIVRELSNENIDVINYSDDPDIYIQRALSPAKLKSIDVDTKAKKATVVADSDQVSMIVGRNGVNIRLAMKLTGYDIEVLREEKPYEEYEEDIELIDIKEELGADVYETLINHRYDTALEVLTAGPEKLKEIEEFSDEKIAEIINIIKGQFEEEE, via the coding sequence ATGAATACTGAAATAGTTGAATCTTTTTCACAGATGGTAAGGGAAAAGAGCATTGACAAGGATGTGCTTGCCGGTATAATCGAGGAGATTTTCGGCATTATGGTGAAGAAGAAATACGGAAATGATGCTAATTTCAGTGTTGTCGTTAACATGGATAAAGGCGATATAGAGATATTCCTCGAACGCCTGATTGTTGACGAGGTTCACGATCCGGGTCTCGAAATCTCTATTGACGAGGTTGAAGCCAAAGGAAATGACGATGAGCTGGAAGTTGGCGAGCCATATCCGGAAAGACTGGAACTCCACACCTTCGGCCGCCGTCTTATAAACCTGGCAAGGCAGAGCCTTAACCAGAAGATACGCGAACTCGAGAAAGATATCGTATTTAATGAATATAACGATATGGTTGGCGAAATTGTCGTTGGCGACATCTACCAGGTCAGGAAAAATGACATCCTCGTAAATCATAACAAAAATGAACTCCTTCTGCCAAGGCTCGAACAGCTGCCTAGAGAAAAATACAGAAAAGGGGAGACCATCCGCGCAATCGTCAAGGAGGTCAGGAAAACCCCCAACGGCCCCCAGGTTATTATTTCCCGTGCCGATAACGTTTTCTTAAGACGCTTATTTGAAATTGAGATTCCCGAAATATATGACGGTGTTATAGATATTAAAGGCATCGCCCGCGAACCCGGCGAAAGAGCCAAGGTTGCCGTTGAAAGCCAGGATACAAGGATTGATGCCGTTGGCGCATGCGTGGGTATGAAAGGCGTTAGAATTCATGCTATCGTCCGCGAGCTCAGCAATGAAAACATAGACGTGATCAACTATTCAGACGATCCGGATATCTATATACAAAGAGCCCTTTCGCCTGCCAAACTGAAATCCATCGACGTGGATACAAAGGCAAAGAAGGCAACAGTTGTTGCCGACAGCGATCAGGTTTCAATGATTGTAGGCCGTAACGGCGTTAATATCCGCCTTGCTATGAAGCTTACGGGTTATGATATTGAAGTCCTCAGGGAGGAAAAACCCTATGAGGAATATGAAGAAGATATCGAACTGATCGATATAAAAGAGGAACTTGGGGCTGACGTATACGAAACACTCATCAACCACCGCTATGATACGGCACTTGAAGTGCTGACGGCAGGCCCTGAAAAGCTGAAGGAAATTGAAGAATTCAGCGATGAAAAGATTGCCGAGATTATTAATATAATCAAGGGCCAGTTTGAAGAGGAAGAATAG
- the rbfA gene encoding 30S ribosome-binding factor RbfA, translated as MAYRKDKLSQLIKEEVSWIFLYKLKDPSFGLVTVTNVRMSPDLKIAKIYISVFEKENRQTVLNRINEKKGTIRSELAHKIKVKFIPELDFYIDDTTDYVERIEDLFKKIHKEDDKNGSNNQADD; from the coding sequence ATGGCGTACCGGAAAGACAAACTATCGCAGCTGATTAAAGAAGAAGTAAGCTGGATTTTCCTTTACAAGCTGAAGGACCCTTCCTTTGGATTGGTTACAGTGACAAACGTCAGGATGAGTCCCGACCTTAAGATTGCAAAGATATACATCTCGGTTTTCGAGAAGGAAAACCGCCAGACGGTCTTAAACAGGATAAACGAAAAAAAAGGGACCATTAGAAGTGAGCTCGCTCATAAAATTAAAGTGAAATTTATACCGGAACTGGACTTCTATATTGATGATACGACCGATTATGTGGAAAGAATAGAGGACCTGTTTAAGAAAATCCATAAAGAAGATGACAAAAACGGCAGTAATAACCAGGCAGACGATTAA
- a CDS encoding bifunctional riboflavin kinase/FAD synthetase has product MNVFTDISQVTEDKNTVVTIGTFDGFHLGHKEIVNRALMSASKLGGRNFLVTFEPHPRSVVSRDFDLKLLTTLDEKLKLFEEAGIENVLVINFTPELSKLTSDEFFERYISKIGLNELVIGYDHRLGRNRDGDENKLREIGLRYSFDVTIVHAVTIDGDTVSSTKVRQAILDGNIEKANKYLGRNYSFKGTVVKGAMRGRTLGFPTANIASAGKEKLLPARGVYVVEIVVSGSPKHGVMNIGMRPTFGDTPELITEINIFNMSEDIYGESVEVSVLQKLRPEKKFSSREELIRQIEEDKKTALNFINNLNN; this is encoded by the coding sequence ATGAATGTATTCACGGATATAAGTCAGGTTACTGAAGACAAAAATACGGTAGTTACAATTGGGACCTTTGACGGCTTTCATCTGGGCCATAAGGAAATTGTAAATCGTGCTCTTATGAGCGCCTCAAAACTAGGCGGCAGAAATTTTCTGGTTACCTTTGAACCGCACCCAAGGAGCGTTGTTTCCAGGGATTTTGATCTGAAGCTCCTGACAACTCTGGATGAGAAGCTAAAGCTTTTTGAAGAAGCAGGAATTGAAAACGTTCTGGTAATAAATTTTACCCCGGAACTCTCAAAACTGACTTCAGATGAATTTTTTGAAAGATATATCAGTAAAATTGGCCTTAATGAACTCGTTATAGGTTACGATCACAGGCTTGGCCGTAACAGGGATGGCGATGAGAACAAGCTCAGGGAAATAGGCCTCAGGTATTCTTTTGACGTTACCATAGTTCACGCCGTTACAATTGACGGCGACACGGTAAGCAGTACAAAGGTAAGGCAGGCCATTTTAGACGGTAATATTGAAAAGGCCAATAAGTATCTGGGAAGAAACTATTCCTTCAAAGGAACGGTTGTTAAAGGTGCAATGAGAGGGCGGACATTAGGCTTCCCCACGGCAAATATAGCTTCTGCTGGTAAAGAAAAGCTCCTTCCCGCAAGAGGAGTTTATGTGGTTGAAATAGTTGTCTCAGGCAGTCCTAAACACGGCGTTATGAACATCGGAATGCGTCCCACCTTTGGCGATACCCCTGAACTTATTACTGAAATTAATATCTTTAACATGAGTGAGGATATCTACGGTGAAAGTGTAGAGGTAAGTGTGCTGCAGAAGCTGCGCCCGGAGAAGAAATTTTCATCCAGGGAAGAGCTCATAAGGCAGATTGAGGAGGATAAAAAAACGGCTTTGAATTTTATAAATAACTTAAATAATTAA
- the pnp gene encoding polyribonucleotide nucleotidyltransferase produces MIYKKEVEIGGKVLSLETGRYAKQANGAIMARMGDTMVLVTAVAAEEAKEDQDFFPLSVEYREKSFAAGKIPGGFFKREGKPSEKEILSARLIDRPIRPLFAKSYKNETQVVAFVYSFDGENDPDVLAAVAASAALTVSDIPFLEPVGEVRVGRINGELIINPTLQQTAQSELEIIVAGTADSIMMVEGESNEINEAELLEALRFAHEHIKNLVKMQNELREEAGKAKKIPEDKVVDENLLKDVNDLAYNRYASIVASVLKKEERSEQNKALNNEVVEALKEKYPEGEKAIREILHDIEKELMRKRILEEGLRLDGRNTTQVRPITVELGVLPRTHGSALFTRGETQSLTTLTLGTKNDEQTIDGLQEEYTKKFLLHYNFPPFSVGEVGRMSGVGRREVGHGHLAERALKKVIPSETTFPYTIRLNSDILESNGSSSMATVCAGSLALMDGGVPVAKPIAGIAMGLVKEGDRFAVLTDILGNEDHLGDMDFKVAGSTEGITAIQMDIKIQGISFEIMETALKQAKDGRFHILGIMNEAISKPKEAISPYAPSLITIKIQTDQIGLLIGPGGKTVQGLQKQYGVDINIEEDGTVNIASANSESAKKCKEHIKLLTATPEVGEIYDGKVIKIMDFGAFVEILPGKEGLLHISQIENRKIDKVTDVLKEGDAVKVKLVKIENGKFSLSRKALLNDKPAETK; encoded by the coding sequence ATGATTTACAAAAAAGAAGTTGAAATTGGCGGAAAAGTTCTTTCTTTAGAGACCGGCAGATATGCCAAGCAGGCTAACGGAGCCATTATGGCCCGTATGGGGGATACCATGGTGCTTGTAACAGCAGTTGCCGCAGAAGAAGCTAAAGAGGATCAGGATTTTTTCCCTCTTTCAGTGGAGTACAGAGAAAAATCCTTTGCTGCCGGCAAAATTCCAGGCGGATTCTTTAAAAGAGAAGGCAAGCCTTCAGAAAAAGAGATCTTAAGCGCCCGTTTAATAGACAGGCCTATCCGCCCGTTGTTTGCTAAAAGCTATAAGAACGAAACACAGGTCGTGGCTTTCGTTTACTCATTCGACGGCGAAAACGATCCCGACGTCCTGGCCGCAGTTGCTGCCTCGGCAGCTCTCACAGTCTCCGATATCCCTTTCCTCGAGCCCGTTGGCGAGGTAAGAGTAGGAAGAATTAATGGCGAACTCATAATCAACCCTACACTCCAGCAGACAGCACAGAGTGAACTTGAAATCATCGTAGCCGGTACGGCCGACTCGATCATGATGGTTGAAGGCGAATCTAACGAGATCAATGAAGCTGAGCTCCTGGAAGCTTTGCGCTTTGCTCACGAACACATTAAGAACCTCGTTAAAATGCAGAATGAGCTCCGCGAGGAAGCCGGAAAGGCAAAGAAAATTCCGGAAGACAAAGTTGTTGACGAGAATCTGCTTAAGGACGTAAATGACCTGGCTTATAACAGGTACGCATCTATCGTTGCCAGTGTCCTTAAAAAAGAAGAACGCTCGGAACAAAACAAAGCCCTTAACAATGAAGTGGTTGAAGCCCTGAAGGAAAAATATCCCGAAGGTGAAAAAGCGATCCGTGAGATCCTCCACGACATCGAAAAAGAGCTCATGCGCAAGAGAATACTTGAAGAAGGCCTCCGCTTAGACGGCAGAAACACCACTCAGGTCAGACCGATTACCGTAGAACTTGGCGTACTGCCAAGAACACACGGATCGGCTCTCTTTACACGCGGTGAAACACAGAGCTTAACAACTCTTACTCTCGGAACAAAAAATGATGAACAGACCATAGACGGCCTCCAGGAAGAATATACAAAGAAATTCCTCCTTCATTATAACTTCCCCCCGTTCTCTGTCGGCGAAGTCGGCAGAATGTCAGGCGTGGGAAGAAGGGAAGTCGGTCACGGCCACCTGGCTGAAAGAGCCCTGAAGAAGGTTATTCCTTCAGAAACCACGTTCCCTTATACTATCCGTCTTAACTCGGATATACTTGAATCCAACGGTTCCTCCTCAATGGCAACCGTTTGTGCCGGCAGCCTGGCACTCATGGATGGCGGTGTTCCGGTTGCAAAACCGATTGCCGGTATTGCAATGGGACTTGTAAAGGAAGGCGACAGATTTGCCGTTCTTACAGATATCCTCGGCAATGAGGATCACCTGGGAGACATGGACTTCAAGGTTGCCGGTTCCACAGAAGGCATTACCGCAATTCAGATGGATATCAAGATACAGGGTATCTCTTTCGAGATCATGGAAACAGCACTCAAGCAGGCAAAAGACGGACGTTTCCACATTCTCGGCATCATGAATGAAGCAATCTCAAAGCCTAAGGAAGCAATCAGTCCTTATGCTCCAAGTCTGATTACAATAAAGATACAGACAGATCAGATTGGTCTTCTCATCGGCCCCGGGGGAAAAACCGTACAGGGTCTGCAGAAGCAGTATGGAGTTGATATCAACATTGAAGAAGACGGTACCGTTAACATTGCTTCGGCTAACAGCGAGTCGGCTAAAAAGTGCAAAGAGCACATAAAGCTTCTGACTGCTACGCCTGAAGTTGGCGAAATCTACGACGGCAAGGTAATCAAGATCATGGATTTTGGTGCTTTCGTCGAGATCCTGCCCGGTAAGGAAGGCCTTCTCCACATCTCACAGATTGAGAACAGAAAGATCGATAAGGTAACTGACGTTCTTAAAGAAGGGGATGCTGTAAAAGTTAAGCTGGTTAAGATCGAAAACGGCAAGTTCAGCTTAAGCCGCAAAGCTTTACTGAACGATAAACCGGCTGAAACTAAGTAA